Sequence from the Desulfovibrio sp. X2 genome:
AACCGCGCGGGGCCAGCTTCTTGAAGGCCTTCTGCGCCTGGCGGCCGATGACCTTGGCGGACTTCTCCTCGCGTCCGGCCAGCTCCTCGGCCAGCTTCTCGGCCTCGGCGCGCACCGCGGGAGAGACGCGGCCGATGTTGCGCAGGGCCCAGGAGACGGCGCTGCGCACGTGGCGCCGCTCGTCCGTCGCCTCGCGCCGGATGAGCGGCAGGAAGGAGAGGAACTGCGCCTCGTCCGCGTGGCGCTGCTTGAGCGAGAGCACGGCCATGAGCGCGAAGGCCGCGCGCTTGACCAGCTCCTCGGGGCGGTCCGTCCACTCCTCGGCCTTGGTCCAGGCGTAGTGGGTGCGCCAGAAGAGGTTCTGGCAGCACTGGTCCGTCA
This genomic interval carries:
- a CDS encoding DNA alkylation repair protein translates to MTRAEEIVARLRGLSNQTTKTIRTKLGMSTDHAACVPMRVVRGLAMQIHRDHALALELWESGLYEARVLATIIADPARVSDPMMEKWAAESDSWDLTDQCCQNLFWRTHYAWTKAEEWTDRPEELVKRAAFALMAVLSLKQRHADEAQFLSFLPLIRREATDERRHVRSAVSWALRNIGRVSPAVRAEAEKLAEELAGREEKSAKVIGRQAQKAFKKLAPRGS